In the genome of Phlebotomus papatasi isolate M1 chromosome 2, Ppap_2.1, whole genome shotgun sequence, one region contains:
- the LOC129804822 gene encoding glycine cleavage system H protein, mitochondrial, translated as MVLCQSMVRACRVAIRGPGRVFLVKSHAPAAAVVSRSFSLQTICHADRRYTDKHEWVSVEGTVGTVGISQYAQEALGDVVYAQLPDVGTNLSQKDECGALESVKAASELYSPVSGKVTEKNTAVEDTPSLINTSCYDKGWLFRVELSKPEEVDALMDEKQYKEFLKNEDH; from the exons ATGGTGCTGTGTCAGTCAATGGTTAGGGCATGCCGGGTAGCTATTAGGGGTCCGGGAAGGGTTTTTCTGGTCAAATCACATGCTCCAGCTGCAGCTGTGGTATCCCGCTCTTTCAGTCTACAAACTATCTGCCATGCAG ACCGAAGATACACGGATAAACATGAATGGGTATCTGTTGAGGGAACAGTGGGTACTGTAGGGATTTCACAGTATGCCCAGGAGGCACTTGGGGATGTGGTTTATGCTCAGTTGCCGGATGTTGGTACAAATCTCAGCCAGAAGGATGAATGTGGAGCTCTGGAGAGTGTGAAGGCAGCCAGTGAATTGTACTCACCGGTGTCCGGAAAGGTGACAGAGAAGAATACAGCTGTTGAGGATACTCCTAGTCTCATTAATACATCATGCTATGACAAGGGATGGCTGTTCCGGGTGGAACTGAGCAAACCTGAAGAAGTTGATGCCCTGATGGATGAGAAACAGTATAAGGAATTCCTCAAGAATGAGGATCACTGA